AGATCACCCAGGTCGACCGCTGGTACCAGGATTGGTGGGCCGGCGATGATGTGCCGAATACGCACTGATCCGGCCGCCCTGGGTGTGGGCGCGGGGTGGCTAAGCCGCCCCGCGTTCTGTTTACCTGTGTGTCGCCAGCACAGCGCGATGCGACGATCGGCGTGGGGTGGGCGAGCCGATCAGCCGTGGAGATCGATCCCGGCGCCGGCCTGGTGGTTGATCATGAAGGTCGCGGCGCGCTCGAAGTATTCGCGCAGGGCCGTACGCGCCGGCTCGGCGAAGCCGGCCTCGTCGATCGCCGCGAGCATATGCCCAAGCCAGGCGTCGCGCTCGGCCTGGCCGATCGTGAATGGCGCGTGGCGCATGCGCAGGCGCGGGTGGCCGCGCTGGGCACTGTAGCGCGGCGGCGCGCCAAAATACTGGGTGATAAACAGAAACTGGGCCTCTTTGCCGGCCGCGAGGTCGGCCGGGAACATCGGGCGCAGCACCGGGTCGCGCTCGATCCGCGCGTAGAAGCGCTCGACCAGCTCGCGGAATAGCGCGTCGCCGCCGGCAAGCTCGTAGATTGTCGGTTGGTTGCTCATGGCCGGCTATTATACCAAATTCGGACGCAGCCGGGCGCATTGGCCCAGCTACACCCCACTTCGCTCGATCACCACATCGCCATTGCTATACAGCGCGTACAGCAGGCCCATGATATTGTGCTTGTCGCGCGCATACTCGACGCGCATATCGCGCAGGAGCTCGCCCAGCGCCACCCCGCCGCCAGTAAAGCGCCGCAGGAACTCCTTGGCGAACTCGGCCGCGAAGAAGGCGGGCGTCTCGACCTCGGTGCCAAGCACGCCACGCGCGCCGCGCGCAAGCAGGAACGGCACCCAGCCATCGTACAGAAACGGGCTCAGCTCGGCGCTCTCGCATGCGTTCAGGAACACCAACGGCGCCTGGCGCAGCCGCTCGGCCGCCGAGCGCGTCTTGATCTTCAGCTCGGCCAAATTGGTCTTGGCGTCGGTCAACGAGATGCGCGAGGCATCAACCCCACCCTCTTCGCCCACCAGCTTGCTGATCGCATGGCAGTAGAAGTAGATCAGCTGCGGGCCATCCGGGCCACGCAGCAGCTCGACCAGCTGCGGTACGGTTGGCACATCCTGCAGGCTGAGGCCGGGCAGCTCCTTCAGGTATGCGCGCTGGCCTTGCACGATCGGCGCGTTGAACTGGCTGTCGATCGTGTTGTTGCATACGAACGCCAGGTCGACCGTGGCGCCGGCGCTGATCGTCGGGTCGAAGTTGGTGATCGTGCCGAGCGTGAATTCGGGCAGGTATTCGATGCGGTGCTTGAGGCCCCAGAAGTGCTCATAGCTCGGGTTGGCCAGCGCGGCATCGTCGCCGTCGAACAGGAAGGCCCACGGAAAGAAGAAGCGCTCGGCGACGATCTGGATGTTCAGCTGGCGCGTGCGCGAGAGGCTGGTCAGCAGATCGCCCATCCGGCGCGCGTCGTCGCGGCTGCTGTTGTAGAACAGGTTGTAGTACAGTAGCGCGCCGGCCTCGGCCAGCTTCTTCAGCGAT
The sequence above is drawn from the Candidatus Kouleothrix ribensis genome and encodes:
- a CDS encoding globin — encoded protein: MSNQPTIYELAGGDALFRELVERFYARIERDPVLRPMFPADLAAGKEAQFLFITQYFGAPPRYSAQRGHPRLRMRHAPFTIGQAERDAWLGHMLAAIDEAGFAEPARTALREYFERAATFMINHQAGAGIDLHG